A genomic region of Vitreimonas flagellata contains the following coding sequences:
- the uvrA gene encoding excinuclease ABC subunit UvrA gives MRDALTHIRVRGAREHNLKGVNVDIPRNELVVITGLSGSGKSSLAFDTIYAEGQRRYVESLSAYARQFLELMQKPDVDSIEGLSPAISIEQKTTSRNPRSTVGTVTEIYDYMRLLWARVGIPYSPATGQPIAAMQVSEMVDRIMALPEGTRLYLLAPVVRDRKGEYKKEMAEYLKKGYQRAKIDGEFYELSEPPTLDRKFKHDIDIVVDRIAVKAGIETRLADSLEQALKLAEGIAFAEVVSKNEDATGKATLKNKTAQPERLIFSQKFACPVSGFTIPEIEPRLFSFNNPAGACPACDGLGVQLKFDADLVIPDHDKSLKDGAVAPWAKGPSPLYAQTLEALAKHFKAKSGTAWRELPQALKDAILKGTKEPIKFVYDDGVRRYETTKNFEGVLPNLERRWKETDSTWVREDLERYQSEAPCPTCHGKRLKPEALAVKVAMLDISDSSNFSIRQARDWFGALNDQLTPKQKEIAVRILKEINDRLRFLVDVGLDYLSLGRASGTLSGGESQRIRLASQIGSGLTGVLYVLDEPSIGLHQRDNTRLLDTLRRLRDLGNSVLVVEHDEEAILTADHVIDMGPAAGIHGGTIIAEGTPEQIQKNKNSITGAYLTGAREIAIPEKRRWTDKKRKISIKGARGNNLQNVDADIPLGVFTCVTGVSGGGKSTLVIETLYKSVARQWHGAGDVPAEHDTIQGLEHIDKIIDIDQSPIGRTPRSNPATYTGAFTPIRDWYAGLPESKARGYGPGRFSFNVKGGRCEACQGDGVIKIEMHFLPDVYVTCDTCKGKRYNRETLEILYKGKSISDVLDMTVDEGANLFTAVPSIRDKLETLKRVGLGYVHIGQQATTLSGGEAQRVKLSKELSKRATGRTLYILDEPTTGLHFEDTKKLLEVLHELVDNGNSVLVIEHNLDVIKTADWILDLGPEGGDGGGRLVAQGTPEDVAKVQESWTGRYLAETLDKQNARKAPKRKVAAAEAPAPKTAKKALKKRASA, from the coding sequence ATGAGAGACGCACTGACACACATCCGCGTCCGCGGCGCGCGCGAGCACAATCTCAAGGGCGTGAACGTCGATATTCCGCGCAACGAGCTGGTGGTGATCACGGGCTTGAGCGGCAGCGGTAAATCCTCACTGGCGTTCGATACGATCTATGCCGAAGGCCAGCGGCGCTACGTGGAATCGCTGTCGGCCTATGCGCGTCAGTTCTTGGAGCTGATGCAGAAACCGGACGTGGATTCGATCGAAGGCTTATCGCCTGCGATCTCGATTGAGCAGAAGACCACCTCGCGCAATCCGCGTTCGACCGTCGGCACCGTCACCGAGATTTACGATTATATGCGTCTGCTTTGGGCGCGCGTGGGCATTCCGTATTCGCCAGCGACTGGGCAACCGATCGCGGCGATGCAAGTCAGCGAGATGGTCGATCGGATCATGGCGCTGCCGGAAGGCACGCGTTTGTATTTGCTGGCGCCAGTCGTGCGTGACCGCAAAGGCGAATACAAAAAGGAAATGGCTGAGTACTTGAAGAAGGGCTACCAGCGCGCCAAGATCGATGGCGAGTTCTACGAATTGAGCGAACCGCCGACGCTCGACAGGAAGTTCAAGCACGACATCGATATCGTCGTAGATCGGATCGCCGTCAAAGCAGGCATTGAAACCCGCTTGGCGGATTCTCTAGAACAAGCGTTGAAGCTCGCTGAAGGCATCGCCTTTGCAGAAGTCGTCAGCAAGAACGAAGACGCGACCGGCAAAGCGACGCTGAAGAACAAGACCGCGCAGCCCGAGCGGCTGATCTTCAGCCAAAAATTCGCCTGCCCCGTTTCCGGCTTCACCATTCCCGAAATCGAACCGCGACTTTTCTCGTTCAACAATCCGGCGGGCGCCTGCCCGGCTTGCGACGGCTTGGGCGTGCAGCTCAAGTTCGACGCTGATCTGGTGATCCCTGATCACGACAAGTCATTGAAGGATGGCGCGGTGGCGCCGTGGGCCAAGGGTCCCTCGCCGCTGTACGCGCAAACGCTCGAAGCGCTGGCCAAGCACTTCAAGGCCAAGAGCGGCACCGCTTGGCGTGAACTGCCGCAAGCGTTGAAGGACGCGATCCTCAAAGGCACCAAAGAGCCGATTAAGTTCGTCTATGACGACGGCGTGCGCCGCTACGAGACGACGAAGAATTTCGAAGGCGTGCTGCCGAATTTGGAGCGGCGCTGGAAGGAAACGGATTCGACTTGGGTGCGCGAAGATCTGGAGCGCTACCAATCGGAGGCGCCCTGCCCGACTTGCCACGGCAAGCGTCTAAAGCCTGAAGCGCTCGCGGTGAAAGTCGCGATGCTCGATATCTCGGATTCGTCCAATTTCTCGATCCGCCAGGCGCGCGATTGGTTCGGCGCACTGAACGACCAGCTGACGCCGAAGCAAAAGGAAATTGCGGTTCGGATTCTGAAGGAGATCAACGATCGCCTGCGCTTCCTCGTGGATGTGGGCCTCGATTATCTTTCGCTAGGCCGCGCATCGGGGACACTGAGCGGTGGGGAGAGTCAGCGCATTCGCTTGGCCTCACAGATCGGTTCTGGCCTGACGGGCGTGCTTTACGTGTTGGACGAACCGTCGATCGGCCTGCACCAGCGCGACAACACGCGCCTGCTCGATACGCTGCGCAGACTCCGCGATCTGGGCAATTCGGTGCTCGTCGTCGAGCACGATGAAGAGGCCATCCTCACCGCCGATCACGTCATAGACATGGGACCAGCCGCCGGCATTCACGGCGGCACGATCATCGCCGAGGGCACGCCCGAACAAATTCAAAAGAACAAGAATTCGATCACCGGCGCATACCTCACGGGTGCGCGCGAGATCGCGATTCCGGAAAAGCGGCGTTGGACCGACAAGAAGCGCAAGATCAGCATCAAGGGTGCGCGCGGCAACAATCTGCAAAACGTCGACGCCGACATTCCGCTTGGCGTCTTCACCTGCGTGACCGGCGTCAGCGGCGGCGGCAAATCCACGCTTGTGATCGAGACGCTTTATAAATCGGTCGCGCGCCAATGGCACGGCGCGGGCGATGTGCCGGCTGAACACGATACGATCCAAGGCCTCGAACACATCGATAAGATCATCGACATCGACCAATCACCGATTGGTCGCACGCCGCGCTCCAATCCGGCGACCTACACCGGCGCGTTCACGCCGATCCGCGATTGGTACGCCGGCCTGCCGGAATCCAAAGCGCGCGGCTACGGGCCGGGCCGCTTCTCGTTCAACGTCAAAGGCGGCCGCTGCGAAGCGTGCCAAGGCGACGGCGTCATCAAGATCGAGATGCACTTCCTGCCGGACGTCTATGTCACGTGCGATACGTGCAAGGGCAAACGCTACAATCGCGAGACGTTGGAAATTCTCTACAAGGGCAAATCGATCTCCGACGTGCTCGACATGACCGTCGATGAAGGCGCTAATCTCTTCACCGCTGTGCCGAGCATTCGCGACAAGTTGGAGACGCTGAAGCGCGTTGGCCTCGGCTATGTGCATATCGGCCAACAGGCGACAACATTGTCAGGCGGCGAAGCGCAGCGTGTGAAGCTGTCCAAGGAGTTGAGCAAGCGCGCCACGGGCCGCACGCTCTACATTCTCGATGAGCCGACGACGGGTCTGCACTTCGAAGACACCAAGAAGCTGCTCGAAGTGCTGCACGAGCTGGTCGACAACGGCAATTCGGTGCTGGTGATCGAGCACAATCTCGATGTCATCAAAACCGCCGACTGGATTCTCGATCTTGGCCCGGAAGGCGGCGATGGCGGCGGCAGACTCGTCGCGCAAGGCACGCCGGAAGACGTCGCCAAGGTCCAGGAAAGCTGGACCGGCCGCTACCTCGCCGAAACGCTGGACAAACAGAACGCGCGCAAAGCGCCGAAGCGCAAGGTCGCAGCCGCAGAAGCGCCGGCGCCCAAGACCGCGAAGAAAGCACTGAAGAAACGCGCCTCGGCTTAG
- the ygiD gene encoding 4,5-DOPA dioxygenase extradiol, with protein sequence MSTKAPALFVGHGSPMNAIEDTPSSRGWAEVAASFPRPRAIVAISAHWVTEGVRVMSNAQPKTIHDFGRGFPQALFDVQYPAPGDPALAGEIVRLLTPFGAELDDSWGLDHGAWSVLVHMYPRADVPVVQVSLDVRRGPEQHYAIAKALAPLRDANVLILALGNIVHNLPAFFRTRELLPWVRSFDDFVTNAAELGEDAAVLKYATRPDASEAAPDWEHFFPVFYALGARNDGERATVFNQHYQPGISMTAFGYGLAA encoded by the coding sequence ATGAGCACCAAAGCGCCCGCCCTCTTTGTCGGCCACGGCTCGCCGATGAACGCGATCGAAGATACGCCCTCCTCGCGCGGTTGGGCGGAGGTCGCTGCGAGCTTTCCGCGCCCACGCGCAATCGTGGCGATCTCGGCGCATTGGGTGACCGAGGGCGTGCGCGTCATGTCGAACGCCCAGCCCAAGACAATCCACGATTTCGGCCGCGGCTTTCCGCAGGCGCTGTTCGACGTCCAATACCCCGCGCCGGGCGATCCGGCCTTGGCTGGGGAAATTGTCAGGCTGCTGACACCTTTTGGCGCAGAGCTCGACGATAGCTGGGGTTTGGACCACGGCGCTTGGAGCGTTCTCGTGCACATGTATCCGCGCGCCGATGTGCCGGTCGTGCAAGTCAGCCTCGATGTTCGGCGCGGGCCGGAACAGCATTATGCGATCGCGAAGGCGCTGGCGCCGCTGCGCGACGCGAATGTGCTGATCCTCGCGCTCGGCAATATCGTACATAATCTGCCCGCGTTCTTCCGCACGCGTGAGCTGCTGCCTTGGGTGCGTAGCTTCGACGACTTCGTGACGAACGCTGCGGAGCTTGGGGAAGATGCCGCCGTGCTAAAATATGCAACGCGCCCCGATGCGTCCGAAGCCGCACCGGATTGGGAGCACTTCTTCCCAGTGTTCTACGCGCTCGGTGCGCGTAACGATGGCGAACGCGCGACGGTGTTCAATCAACATTATCAGCCTGGAATTTCGATGACAGCGTTCGGCTACGGTCTCGCGGCATGA
- the ssb gene encoding single-stranded DNA-binding protein, translating into MAGSVNKVILVGNLGKDPEIRRLNNGDPVVNLSIATSETWRDKQSGERKEKTEWHRVVIFNENIAKVAEQYLKKGSTVYIEGSLQTRKYEQNGVEKYTTEIVLQKYRGELTMLGGKGDGGGRTYDDDGGGSSFSSKAGAKRVSDGPRESFNQDLDDEIPF; encoded by the coding sequence ATGGCTGGCAGCGTCAACAAAGTGATTTTGGTCGGTAATCTGGGCAAGGACCCCGAAATCCGCCGTCTCAACAACGGCGATCCGGTTGTGAACCTCTCGATCGCGACGTCGGAGACGTGGCGCGACAAACAGAGCGGCGAGCGCAAGGAAAAGACCGAGTGGCACCGCGTTGTGATCTTCAACGAGAACATCGCCAAGGTCGCGGAGCAATATCTGAAGAAGGGCTCGACGGTTTACATCGAAGGCTCGCTGCAGACGCGCAAGTACGAGCAAAACGGCGTTGAGAAATACACGACCGAGATCGTGCTGCAGAAATATCGCGGCGAGCTGACCATGCTCGGCGGCAAGGGCGATGGCGGCGGTCGTACCTATGATGATGACGGCGGCGGCTCGTCCTTCAGCAGCAAAGCCGGCGCCAAGCGCGTCAGCGACGGCCCCCGCGAAAGCTTCAACCAGGATCTGGACGACGAAATCCCATTCTAA
- a CDS encoding LLM class flavin-dependent oxidoreductase — MIPYSVLDLAPIVEGADVAQALRNSRELAQAAERFGYKRFWLAEHHNMPGIASAATALTIQNAAAATRTIRVGAGGIMLPNHAPLIIAEQFGTLEALFPGRIDLGLGRAPGGDQITARALRRTLVGGEDRFPQDVLELQALLGPSELGQALRAVPGENSNVPLWILGSSTFGAQLAAMLGLPFAFASHFAPAQMMEAIAIYRARFKPSGDLKEPYVMLGFNIFAAPTDDEGRLLSTSLMQAFASLRRGEPKKLQPPDPEFESNLSVPERAALESVLACSAIGSPRTVKRSIEAFIRRTGADELILASHIYDHSARIRAYEIAAQVRDELAAEA, encoded by the coding sequence ATGATCCCATATTCCGTTCTCGACCTGGCGCCTATCGTAGAGGGCGCGGACGTTGCACAGGCTCTGCGCAATAGTCGTGAGCTGGCGCAGGCGGCGGAGCGGTTTGGCTACAAGCGCTTTTGGCTCGCCGAACACCACAACATGCCGGGCATCGCGAGTGCTGCGACCGCGCTGACGATTCAGAACGCGGCCGCCGCGACGCGCACGATCCGTGTCGGCGCCGGCGGCATCATGCTGCCGAACCACGCGCCGCTCATTATTGCCGAACAATTCGGCACGCTCGAAGCGCTTTTCCCTGGCCGCATCGATCTGGGTCTGGGCCGGGCGCCGGGCGGCGATCAGATCACGGCGCGCGCGCTGCGCCGTACGCTCGTCGGCGGCGAAGACCGTTTCCCGCAGGACGTGCTCGAACTGCAAGCGCTGCTCGGCCCGAGTGAACTCGGCCAAGCACTGCGCGCGGTGCCTGGTGAAAACTCCAATGTACCACTTTGGATTCTCGGATCGTCCACGTTCGGCGCGCAACTTGCGGCGATGCTTGGCCTGCCGTTCGCGTTCGCCTCGCATTTCGCGCCGGCGCAGATGATGGAAGCGATTGCGATCTATCGCGCGCGCTTCAAGCCATCGGGCGATTTGAAGGAGCCGTATGTCATGCTCGGCTTCAACATCTTCGCCGCGCCAACGGACGATGAGGGCCGCTTGCTTTCGACGTCGCTCATGCAGGCGTTCGCGAGTTTGCGCCGTGGCGAGCCGAAAAAGCTACAGCCGCCCGATCCTGAGTTCGAAAGCAATCTGAGTGTGCCGGAACGCGCCGCGCTCGAATCCGTGCTCGCATGCTCAGCGATCGGCTCGCCGCGCACGGTGAAGCGGAGCATCGAAGCCTTCATTCGCCGTACCGGCGCCGACGAACTCATCCTCGCCTCGCACATCTACGACCACAGCGCCCGCATTCGCGCGTACGAGATCGCGGCGCAGGTTCGGGACGAATTGGCGGCGGAAGCTTAG
- a CDS encoding Kelch repeat-containing protein yields MISRRAFAVSLAASPVFLTACQEDPQAAPPPTPTWRLAVPAPYAVQEIYPALYRGEIWIAGGLSPVARGATERVLILNPETGAWRDGPTLPTPSHHVHLACLNSELYAIGGFIGGESRTRWICTSRVLKLEEDRWVPAPSLPKPIGEAVPVAENGRIHLIGGRSPKGSDNANWQDHDDVGDHFVLEAGASTWRRAAPLPTPRNSAAGVFRNGAIHVISGRNVIGGQSPAHDIYNPETDSWSVGAPYPEPRGGLAAAELGGEIFVGGGEIFNPPSVGENLWKYDANGAWTQAFVMPTPRHGHGFVTVDSAIYMLGGARNVSSDGTLANVDVLAP; encoded by the coding sequence ATGATCAGCCGACGCGCGTTCGCCGTCTCCCTCGCGGCGTCACCGGTTTTTCTCACCGCGTGCCAGGAAGACCCACAAGCGGCCCCGCCGCCGACGCCGACATGGCGTCTCGCTGTGCCTGCGCCTTACGCGGTGCAGGAGATTTATCCTGCGCTCTATCGAGGCGAGATTTGGATCGCGGGCGGCCTTTCTCCCGTCGCTCGCGGTGCGACCGAGCGCGTCCTCATTCTCAATCCGGAAACCGGCGCGTGGCGCGACGGCCCCACGTTGCCAACGCCGTCGCATCACGTGCATCTCGCGTGCTTGAACAGCGAACTTTACGCGATTGGCGGTTTTATTGGCGGAGAGTCACGCACCCGATGGATCTGCACGTCGCGTGTGTTGAAGCTGGAGGAGGATCGTTGGGTCCCTGCACCAAGTTTGCCGAAACCGATCGGGGAAGCTGTGCCGGTCGCCGAGAACGGCCGCATTCATTTGATCGGCGGTCGCTCGCCGAAGGGCAGCGACAATGCCAATTGGCAGGATCACGACGATGTAGGCGATCATTTTGTGCTCGAGGCAGGCGCCAGCACATGGCGACGCGCCGCCCCCTTGCCCACACCGCGCAACTCGGCCGCCGGCGTGTTTCGCAACGGCGCGATCCATGTGATCTCCGGTCGCAACGTCATCGGCGGCCAATCGCCGGCGCATGACATCTACAATCCGGAGACAGACAGCTGGAGCGTCGGCGCGCCCTACCCAGAGCCGCGCGGCGGTCTTGCAGCAGCAGAGCTTGGCGGCGAAATATTCGTGGGCGGCGGCGAGATTTTCAATCCGCCGTCTGTGGGCGAAAATCTTTGGAAATACGATGCGAATGGCGCGTGGACGCAAGCCTTCGTGATGCCGACCCCGCGCCACGGCCACGGCTTCGTCACCGTCGATAGCGCGATCTATATGCTTGGCGGCGCACGCAATGTCAGCTCCGACGGCACCCTCGCCAATGTCGATGTGCTAGCGCCCTAA
- a CDS encoding DMT family transporter has product MTTPSRAFAPLDFLQLISIALIWGVNNILAKIAIDALPPMMMAGLRFSIVLILLAVWLKPPPKGQWRLFFAMLAFIGPLHFAIQSIGLKLATEMPPMIVAMQLWAPASVMFAALLLGERVSPLRWAGVLVAFVGAASMTFDPMVFAQGWALALVALASAFYGLGTVLVRKLGGGLDPWATQAWIALVAAPTLLLGSATFERGHVEAAQVAHWSVWAFIAFGAIVSSIVANAFMFKLVQKYEVSRTTPYLLLTPVISFGLAVLILHDTITWRILAGATLTMSGVALVALAERRFKAVA; this is encoded by the coding sequence GTGACCACGCCCTCGCGCGCCTTCGCGCCGCTCGATTTCCTGCAATTGATCTCAATCGCGCTCATTTGGGGTGTGAATAACATCCTTGCGAAGATCGCGATCGACGCCTTGCCGCCGATGATGATGGCAGGGCTGCGCTTTTCGATCGTGCTTATCTTGCTGGCGGTGTGGCTGAAGCCGCCGCCGAAGGGGCAATGGCGGCTCTTCTTCGCCATGCTCGCCTTCATCGGCCCGCTTCACTTTGCGATTCAATCGATTGGTCTGAAATTGGCGACGGAAATGCCGCCTATGATCGTGGCCATGCAGCTCTGGGCGCCCGCGTCGGTCATGTTCGCGGCGCTGTTGCTGGGGGAACGCGTCAGTCCGCTACGGTGGGCCGGCGTTCTGGTCGCCTTTGTCGGCGCGGCGTCCATGACATTCGACCCGATGGTGTTCGCGCAGGGATGGGCGTTGGCGCTCGTCGCCCTGGCGTCCGCCTTTTATGGGCTGGGAACTGTGTTGGTGCGCAAGTTGGGCGGCGGGCTCGATCCGTGGGCGACCCAGGCGTGGATCGCTTTAGTCGCCGCGCCCACGCTCTTACTGGGTTCCGCTACATTCGAACGCGGCCATGTCGAAGCCGCACAAGTCGCGCACTGGAGCGTCTGGGCGTTCATCGCCTTTGGCGCGATCGTGTCGTCGATTGTGGCCAATGCGTTCATGTTCAAGCTGGTGCAGAAATACGAGGTTTCGCGCACCACGCCGTATCTGTTGCTTACGCCTGTGATTTCATTCGGTTTGGCCGTGCTCATCCTGCACGACACGATCACATGGCGCATCCTCGCCGGCGCAACTCTCACCATGAGCGGCGTTGCCTTGGTGGCGTTGGCGGAACGACGCTTTAAGGCAGTCGCGTAA
- a CDS encoding superoxide dismutase family protein translates to MRPIAALALAVLLGACASFGGGNNDAPPVPPRNAWIVAQDGRAIGQATFTNAPTGVLIRLEFSNGALPPGWHGLHLHTRGDCSDFAVGFQASGGHLGMGDRVQHGLMNPHGPEAGDLPNLFAPPAGPFAAEFFSAYTVLGAERIPATARNVAREPLLDGDGTALMIHAAADDQNSQPIGGAGARIACAALTRLP, encoded by the coding sequence ATGCGCCCCATCGCCGCTCTCGCTCTCGCAGTCCTTCTCGGCGCTTGCGCCAGCTTTGGCGGCGGCAATAACGACGCCCCACCCGTTCCCCCGCGCAATGCCTGGATCGTTGCGCAGGACGGCCGCGCGATCGGCCAGGCCACCTTCACGAATGCACCCACCGGCGTGTTGATTAGATTAGAGTTTTCCAACGGCGCGCTGCCGCCGGGCTGGCATGGCCTGCATCTGCACACACGCGGCGATTGCTCGGATTTTGCCGTCGGCTTCCAAGCGTCGGGCGGCCATCTGGGCATGGGCGATCGGGTCCAGCACGGGCTGATGAACCCGCACGGCCCCGAAGCCGGCGATCTGCCCAACCTTTTCGCCCCGCCGGCAGGGCCGTTCGCCGCTGAGTTCTTCTCGGCCTATACGGTACTTGGCGCAGAGCGCATCCCCGCCACGGCGCGCAACGTGGCCCGCGAGCCCCTGCTCGATGGCGACGGCACAGCGCTCATGATCCACGCTGCGGCGGACGATCAGAACAGCCAGCCCATCGGCGGCGCTGGGGCGCGCATCGCGTGTGCTGCGCTTACGCGACTGCCTTAA
- the gyrA gene encoding DNA gyrase subunit A, with amino-acid sequence MSDTSDPADTGGPSLPKGVSLITIEDELKRSYLDYAMSVIVSRALPDARDGLKPVHRRILYAMDETGNTHEKPYRKSAKSVGEVMGNYHPHGDQAIYLTLVRLAQDFSMGLTLIDGQGNFGSIDGDMPASMRYTEARLAKSARALLDDIDEGTVDFQDNYDGSVQEPTVLPARFPNLLVNGGGGIAVGMATNIPPHNLSEVIDATVALIDNPNIADLDLLDIVPGPDFPTGGEILGRAGARMALMTGRGSVAIRAKHHTETIRGREALVFTEIPYQVNKAEMVDKIGEQVREKRIEGIAEIRDESNRLGVRLVVELKRDAVPDVVLNQLYRYSSLQTSFGVNMLALNQGKPEQMGLRKILEIFLSFREQVVTRRTKFRLAKARKRGHETVGLAIAVANIDEVIRLIRESPDPGVARERLIARDWPAGDMMPLIALIADPRTVISEGDNVRLSDEQARAILALTLSRLTGLGRDDIAKAANEIAEEIKELLSILGSRDRILEIIRGELIEVKEAFGVPRRTAFSEADGDIDDEALIPREEMVITVTHGGYVKRTPLAAYRTQRRGGKGRAGMQMKDEDFVTRVFVASTHAPILFFSSSGMVYKIKAWRIPSGDPRTKGRALVNLLPLGQGETITSVMALPEDERAWDKLDVMFATRSGGVRRNKLSDFTQVNRNGKIAMKPDEGDGIIGVQICTEDDDVLLTTANAMCVRFRTTDVRVFKGRDSTGVRGVDLKDGDHVIGMAVLRHVDVTTEEVGAYFKWDAQARGDVEVSADDEAPAASADANVPFERLAWLKTQEQFILTVTSNGLGKRASAYEYRVTNRGGKGLIAHRITGDSNLVASFPVKDEEELLLVTDKGQLIRTGIDQIRIAGRATQGVILINVSDDEHVVAAERLEALGGDTGEAAAEEGGE; translated from the coding sequence GTGTCAGACACGTCCGATCCCGCCGATACCGGCGGTCCATCCCTTCCCAAAGGCGTCTCTCTCATCACCATCGAGGATGAGCTGAAGCGGAGCTATCTCGATTACGCGATGAGCGTGATCGTGTCGCGTGCGCTGCCTGACGCGCGCGACGGCTTGAAGCCGGTGCACCGACGCATCCTCTACGCGATGGATGAGACCGGCAACACGCATGAGAAGCCGTATCGCAAGAGCGCAAAATCCGTCGGCGAAGTGATGGGTAATTACCACCCGCACGGCGACCAGGCGATCTATCTGACGCTTGTGCGTTTGGCGCAGGATTTCTCGATGGGCCTGACGCTCATCGACGGCCAAGGCAATTTTGGTTCGATCGACGGCGATATGCCAGCTTCGATGCGTTACACTGAAGCGCGGCTCGCGAAATCCGCGCGCGCACTGTTGGACGACATCGACGAAGGCACGGTCGATTTCCAGGACAATTACGACGGCTCGGTGCAGGAGCCGACGGTTCTGCCGGCGCGTTTCCCAAACTTGCTCGTCAATGGCGGCGGCGGCATCGCGGTCGGCATGGCGACGAACATTCCGCCGCACAATTTGTCCGAAGTAATCGATGCGACCGTTGCGCTGATCGACAATCCGAACATCGCCGATCTCGATCTGCTCGACATCGTGCCTGGCCCGGATTTCCCGACGGGTGGTGAAATTCTTGGCCGCGCCGGCGCACGTATGGCGTTGATGACAGGCCGCGGCTCTGTCGCGATCCGCGCCAAGCACCACACGGAAACGATCCGCGGCCGCGAAGCGCTCGTGTTCACCGAGATTCCGTATCAGGTGAACAAGGCCGAGATGGTCGACAAGATCGGCGAGCAGGTACGCGAAAAGCGCATCGAAGGCATCGCCGAAATTCGCGATGAATCGAACCGCCTCGGCGTGCGCTTGGTCGTCGAACTGAAGCGCGACGCAGTGCCCGATGTCGTGTTGAATCAGCTCTATCGCTATTCGTCGCTACAGACCTCATTCGGCGTGAACATGCTGGCGCTGAACCAGGGCAAACCCGAGCAGATGGGGCTGCGGAAGATTCTTGAAATCTTCCTGTCCTTCCGCGAACAGGTCGTCACGCGCCGCACCAAGTTCCGCTTGGCCAAAGCGCGCAAACGCGGCCACGAAACCGTGGGCTTGGCGATCGCGGTCGCCAACATTGATGAAGTGATCAGGCTCATCCGTGAGAGCCCCGATCCGGGCGTGGCGCGTGAGCGCTTGATTGCGCGCGATTGGCCGGCTGGCGATATGATGCCGCTGATCGCGCTCATCGCCGACCCGCGCACCGTGATCAGCGAGGGCGACAATGTTCGCCTTTCCGACGAGCAAGCGCGCGCGATCCTGGCGCTCACGCTCTCGCGTCTGACCGGTCTTGGCCGCGATGACATCGCAAAGGCGGCGAATGAGATCGCCGAAGAAATCAAGGAACTCCTTTCCATCCTCGGCTCACGCGATCGCATCCTTGAGATCATTCGTGGCGAGCTGATAGAGGTGAAGGAAGCCTTCGGCGTGCCGCGTCGCACGGCCTTCTCGGAAGCGGACGGCGACATCGACGACGAAGCTTTGATCCCGCGTGAAGAGATGGTGATCACCGTCACGCACGGCGGCTACGTGAAGCGCACACCGTTGGCGGCGTACCGCACGCAGCGTCGCGGCGGCAAAGGCCGCGCCGGCATGCAGATGAAGGATGAGGATTTCGTCACGCGCGTGTTCGTGGCCTCCACGCACGCGCCGATCCTGTTCTTCTCGTCCTCGGGCATGGTCTACAAGATCAAGGCGTGGCGCATTCCTTCGGGCGATCCGCGCACCAAGGGCCGCGCGCTGGTCAACCTCTTGCCGCTCGGCCAGGGCGAAACCATCACGTCCGTTATGGCGCTGCCGGAGGACGAACGCGCGTGGGATAAGCTCGACGTGATGTTCGCCACCCGCTCGGGCGGCGTGCGTCGTAACAAGCTGAGCGACTTCACGCAGGTGAACCGCAACGGCAAGATCGCGATGAAGCCCGATGAGGGCGACGGCATTATCGGCGTGCAAATCTGCACCGAAGATGATGACGTGCTTCTCACGACAGCCAACGCCATGTGCGTGCGCTTCCGCACCACCGACGTGCGTGTGTTCAAGGGCCGCGACTCAACGGGCGTGCGCGGCGTCGATCTGAAGGACGGCGACCACGTGATTGGTATGGCCGTGCTGCGCCACGTCGACGTCACGACTGAAGAGGTGGGCGCTTACTTCAAGTGGGACGCACAAGCGCGCGGTGATGTCGAAGTGAGCGCGGACGACGAAGCGCCGGCTGCAAGCGCCGACGCCAACGTGCCGTTCGAGCGTCTGGCTTGGCTGAAGACGCAGGAGCAATTCATCCTGACCGTCACCTCGAACGGTCTGGGCAAGCGCGCCTCGGCCTACGAGTACCGGGTCACCAATCGCGGCGGCAAAGGCCTCATCGCACACCGCATCACGGGAGACTCGAACCTGGTCGCCTCCTTCCCGGTGAAAGACGAGGAAGAATTGCTGCTCGTCACCGATAAGGGCCAGCTCATCCGCACCGGCATCGACCAGATCCGGATTGCCGGACGGGCGACACAGGGCGTCATCCTGATTAATGTCAGCGATGACGAGCACGTCGTGGCGGCCGAGCGCTTGGAAGCGCTGGGCGGCGACACGGGCGAGGCGGCGGCCGAGGAGGGCGGTGAGTGA